The following proteins are encoded in a genomic region of Sulfurovum indicum:
- a CDS encoding DUF302 domain-containing protein — translation MKRFIRGMLCVLLITGIASAADIEVFTSPNTDGKITPKSIEEAFKKAGFTISANRDMNGPFVKQFKSSEFDVYNLFTLYKMDMVLELAKKYPNVGLFAPMSMSIYTKKGDKNISVASLTAEAMAKIMGAPADDKTLHALRELVKKTLKEAMPDGVYQKLPYVSQKPKGELVTHFTMEIDPQDWEDELEEFKMGFEGELAPNGFVVAGFNNLGDEFEEMKYNEFDFYEVYSICKLPVIYTIAKTHPEAGAYAPCSLYLSKKKGSAAMEIAFPSVYNWMSSMALDDPKDIKVMEDAQEGMKSILTGLTE, via the coding sequence ATGAAAAGATTCATTCGAGGTATGCTGTGTGTACTATTGATTACCGGTATTGCTTCTGCTGCGGATATAGAAGTTTTTACTTCACCTAATACTGATGGGAAAATTACACCAAAAAGTATAGAAGAAGCATTTAAAAAAGCAGGTTTTACGATCTCTGCCAATAGAGATATGAATGGTCCGTTTGTGAAACAGTTTAAATCATCAGAATTTGATGTGTATAACCTGTTTACGCTCTATAAAATGGATATGGTGCTGGAGTTGGCAAAAAAATATCCTAATGTAGGATTGTTCGCACCTATGAGTATGTCTATCTATACCAAAAAAGGAGATAAAAATATTTCTGTAGCTTCTTTGACTGCAGAAGCAATGGCCAAGATTATGGGAGCTCCGGCGGATGATAAAACACTGCATGCATTAAGGGAATTAGTGAAAAAAACATTAAAAGAGGCAATGCCTGACGGAGTATATCAAAAATTACCATATGTATCACAAAAGCCTAAAGGCGAACTTGTAACACACTTCACTATGGAGATTGACCCGCAGGACTGGGAAGATGAACTGGAAGAGTTCAAAATGGGTTTTGAAGGTGAGTTGGCTCCGAACGGTTTTGTTGTTGCAGGGTTTAATAATCTCGGAGATGAGTTTGAAGAGATGAAATATAACGAGTTTGATTTTTATGAAGTTTACTCTATCTGCAAGCTTCCTGTGATATATACCATTGCAAAAACACATCCGGAAGCAGGTGCATATGCTCCCTGTTCTCTGTATCTGAGCAAGAAAAAAGGCAGTGCTGCAATGGAAATAGCATTTCCTTCTGTCTACAACTGGATGAGTTCTATGGCTCTTGATGATCCCAAAGATATTAAAGTAATGGAAGATGCACAAGAAGGAATGAAAAGCATTCTAACCGGACTTACTGAGTAG
- a CDS encoding DsrE family protein, which translates to MKHIIISILLLFTYSNADTEFADPKPSIDNPRQFIFPITSGDEHQISHVLSSASNVMKFYGPEKCEIVIVCYSQGIKTVLSKAYFFDKDIQKRVRSLMTYDVEFIACGNTMKTYGIGKNELLKGVDVVTAGIVELIERQLRGYIYIRP; encoded by the coding sequence ATGAAACATATTATAATAAGTATTTTGCTGCTGTTCACTTATTCAAATGCAGATACAGAGTTTGCTGATCCAAAGCCAAGCATAGATAATCCAAGACAATTTATTTTTCCTATTACATCAGGAGACGAACATCAAATTTCCCATGTACTTTCCTCTGCAAGTAATGTCATGAAGTTTTACGGACCGGAAAAATGTGAGATCGTGATTGTCTGTTACTCACAGGGGATTAAGACGGTATTGTCCAAAGCATATTTTTTTGACAAAGATATTCAAAAAAGAGTACGCTCATTAATGACATATGATGTAGAGTTCATAGCTTGTGGCAATACAATGAAAACATATGGTATTGGCAAAAACGAGTTGCTTAAGGGGGTTGATGTCGTAACAGCAGGTATCGTAGAGCTTATTGAGAGACAATTACGAGGATATATTTATATACGTCCGTAA
- a CDS encoding thioredoxin family protein, whose amino-acid sequence MRALWLIVLFLMPLFALEEGEKVYEKKCSVCHETYIPMSELKENFLKNNNILKLKAPTLNQLSFRLKQQIGNPRGDEDIHRMEVEAFISEYLKEPDLQKSLCLKDVIQYFDVMPSMKGEISEEEIAAVSKFIYDYDKKSVDEHTVHYENFDKALKRAQKEHKMIMIKATAEHCRYCVKMDREVMVDEKVKRALEKDFIPIEVDVSKEDLPLGLHADMTPTFFFIDQNAKVLKRVPGAWNVEDFLEILNKINQLKGDKK is encoded by the coding sequence ATGAGAGCGTTATGGTTAATTGTATTGTTTTTGATGCCTCTTTTTGCTTTAGAAGAAGGGGAAAAGGTTTATGAAAAAAAATGTTCCGTGTGTCATGAGACCTATATACCCATGAGTGAACTCAAGGAAAATTTTTTAAAAAACAACAATATCTTGAAGCTTAAGGCACCCACTTTAAATCAACTTTCATTCCGGCTGAAACAGCAGATCGGTAACCCAAGAGGTGATGAAGATATCCATCGTATGGAAGTTGAAGCCTTCATTTCGGAGTATCTAAAGGAGCCTGATCTGCAAAAAAGTCTTTGTCTGAAAGATGTAATCCAGTATTTTGATGTCATGCCTTCAATGAAGGGAGAGATCTCTGAAGAGGAGATAGCAGCGGTGAGTAAATTTATTTATGACTATGACAAAAAGAGTGTGGATGAGCATACCGTGCATTATGAAAATTTTGATAAAGCATTGAAAAGAGCTCAAAAAGAGCATAAAATGATCATGATCAAAGCAACTGCTGAGCATTGCCGATATTGCGTAAAAATGGATAGAGAAGTAATGGTGGATGAAAAGGTAAAGAGGGCTCTTGAAAAAGATTTTATTCCTATAGAGGTAGATGTTTCCAAGGAGGATCTGCCATTAGGACTTCATGCTGATATGACACCAACGTTTTTCTTTATTGACCAAAATGCAAAAGTACTTAAACGTGTACCTGGGGCATGGAACGTAGAAGACTTTCTGGAAATACTCAATAAGATAAACCAACTAAAAGGAGACAAGAAATGA
- a CDS encoding MBL fold metallo-hydrolase, translating into MMLKYLFLCCSIVVSLAAFDYHLQPKRIAKDVYCFFGALENISKQNGGNMVNTCFVQTKEGFVVIDSGPNCAYAFQAYAQMQKIAKLPVKYVINTHDHDDHWLGNSFYKEKDALLIGPLTYEQNIVPGMQTRMERVLGERLFAGTKIVPLDKVVKNRYGFSLGGKEFVVTKLVNKAHTEGDLVVSIPKEGVLFAGDILFNGRLPSLRDGSILGSIKALDIIDQMNVKVVVGGHGYLTDKNITKMMRGYLTQMKRAILNALDNDVSMNEITKKVNMPQYKKFKLYDVLHRRNVLDVYRELELCIEEEE; encoded by the coding sequence ATGATGCTTAAATACCTGTTCCTTTGCTGCAGTATAGTTGTCTCTCTGGCTGCATTTGACTATCATCTGCAGCCAAAGCGTATCGCCAAAGATGTGTATTGCTTTTTTGGTGCTTTGGAAAATATCTCCAAACAAAACGGCGGGAATATGGTCAATACATGTTTTGTCCAAACAAAAGAAGGGTTTGTTGTTATTGACAGCGGCCCTAACTGTGCATATGCCTTTCAGGCCTATGCACAGATGCAGAAGATAGCCAAATTACCGGTGAAATATGTAATCAACACACATGACCATGATGATCATTGGCTGGGAAACAGTTTTTATAAAGAGAAAGATGCTTTGTTGATAGGCCCGTTGACCTATGAACAAAATATCGTACCCGGAATGCAGACCAGAATGGAAAGGGTGTTGGGTGAAAGATTGTTTGCAGGAACAAAAATAGTTCCCCTGGACAAAGTAGTCAAAAACCGGTATGGATTTTCCCTGGGTGGTAAAGAGTTTGTAGTGACAAAGCTGGTGAATAAAGCACATACAGAGGGAGACCTTGTTGTATCTATACCAAAAGAGGGAGTACTTTTTGCCGGAGATATTCTCTTTAACGGCAGACTGCCTTCTCTTAGAGACGGGTCCATTCTTGGCTCTATCAAAGCATTGGATATAATAGACCAGATGAATGTAAAGGTTGTTGTAGGAGGACATGGTTATCTTACCGATAAAAATATAACGAAAATGATGAGGGGCTACCTTACGCAGATGAAGCGCGCGATACTCAATGCACTGGATAATGATGTATCGATGAATGAGATAACCAAAAAAGTAAACATGCCGCAATACAAAAAATTTAAACTTTATGATGTGTTGCATAGGCGCAATGTACTGGATGTCTACAGGGAGTTGGAGTTGTGCATTGAGGAGGAGGAATGA
- a CDS encoding OprD family outer membrane porin, producing MKKGTITIGVATAALLMGTSAVAGGDIIPVEPAVKAKADKPKRQTKGNMTVKYNVLPGDVESVGDMFTEGIFYGRLRSNTFYWDWDIESTKNQDNKAWGVGGSLIYKSAVYNGISFTLGYYGTMNPDFFRMDADEVGFVKAGKDTFSRYKVKTGGGFGMHTLGQGFLEYNNGTVDVKAGRQLFESVFTASNDTKMIPNTFDGVSASIKIAPKTKVRAAWFGKQKLRDHENAHDVLTFKDESGESWNNNDDSAVHKGLSYANFVAAGEDPNHDLFLADLQTKYVKNLNFKLSALSVPGVVKDIVVEAHYKIPFENGWALRPGVRYFHQMDDGGGAVAGYTNLTGKAATGYDAGVADSLDSSLFAARVDLQMPKKKGFFRLGYSEVADKADIVAPWRGFPTGGFTRAMAQYNWYANTKTYMIRAVYKFTPDFKASLRYAVQDFDDAKVNVQADSTIWHLDTWYNFTKNFQMKTRVGIVNADPGSTGKADVSYNEYRLEFNYLF from the coding sequence ATGAAAAAGGGAACAATAACGATAGGAGTAGCTACAGCAGCATTGCTTATGGGAACATCTGCTGTGGCAGGTGGGGATATCATTCCTGTTGAGCCGGCAGTAAAAGCCAAAGCAGACAAGCCTAAACGTCAAACTAAAGGAAATATGACTGTAAAGTATAATGTTCTGCCTGGAGATGTTGAGTCTGTAGGTGATATGTTTACAGAAGGAATCTTTTACGGAAGACTCAGATCCAATACATTTTATTGGGATTGGGATATAGAAAGTACAAAGAATCAAGATAATAAAGCCTGGGGTGTTGGAGGAAGCCTTATCTATAAGTCGGCAGTGTATAACGGTATTAGTTTTACTTTAGGGTATTACGGAACAATGAATCCTGACTTTTTCAGAATGGATGCAGATGAAGTGGGATTTGTCAAAGCGGGAAAAGATACTTTTAGCAGATATAAAGTGAAAACCGGTGGCGGTTTTGGTATGCATACATTGGGTCAAGGGTTCCTGGAATATAATAACGGGACAGTTGATGTAAAAGCGGGGCGTCAGCTTTTTGAGTCAGTCTTCACTGCTTCAAACGATACCAAAATGATCCCAAATACCTTTGACGGTGTTTCTGCAAGTATCAAAATTGCACCAAAGACCAAAGTAAGAGCAGCCTGGTTTGGCAAGCAGAAACTGAGAGACCATGAAAATGCCCATGATGTCTTGACATTCAAAGATGAATCTGGTGAAAGTTGGAACAATAATGATGATTCAGCAGTACATAAGGGACTGAGTTATGCTAATTTTGTTGCAGCAGGCGAAGATCCAAACCATGACCTTTTTCTGGCAGATTTGCAAACGAAATATGTTAAAAACCTGAACTTCAAACTCAGTGCATTGTCTGTTCCGGGTGTAGTAAAAGATATCGTAGTTGAAGCACACTACAAGATACCATTTGAGAATGGTTGGGCATTGAGACCGGGAGTGAGATACTTCCATCAGATGGATGATGGCGGTGGGGCTGTTGCAGGGTACACCAACCTTACAGGAAAAGCTGCGACTGGATATGATGCAGGTGTTGCCGATTCACTGGACAGTAGTCTTTTTGCTGCAAGGGTTGATTTGCAGATGCCGAAGAAAAAAGGTTTCTTTAGACTCGGATACTCAGAAGTAGCAGACAAAGCAGATATCGTAGCTCCATGGAGAGGGTTCCCCACAGGTGGATTTACCAGAGCAATGGCACAGTATAACTGGTATGCGAATACCAAGACGTATATGATAAGAGCTGTATATAAGTTTACTCCGGATTTTAAAGCAAGTTTGCGTTATGCAGTACAGGATTTTGATGATGCCAAAGTAAACGTACAGGCGGATAGTACGATTTGGCACCTGGACACTTGGTACAACTTTACGAAGAATTTCCAGATGAAGACTCGTGTCGGTATTGTAAATGCTGATCCGGGAAGTACAGGCAAAGCAGATGTTTCGTACAATGAATATCGTTTAGAGTTCAATTATCTCTTTTAA
- the soxB gene encoding thiosulfohydrolase SoxB, whose product MDINRRDFLQIAAALGLLGATGGTNLFAGEAGKERIKKLSFSDIVDFEAKGKATLLHICDLHAHIKPLYWREPSTLISAKNLVGTPGFICGDSFERYYGIEPGSLDQYFDTHNNFEILAKKFGKMGGIAHMKPIIDYVKKERGEENVLLLDSGDTWQGTAVALKTDGAAIVEAQNYLGVDVMVGHWEFTYGKERVMELIKMLDGEFISQNVIDNDPFSDDFEELIFPPYTIKEVGGAKIGIIGQSFPFTSTANPKKFTEGWSFALRHESLQKFVDELRNEKKVDCIVVLSHDGFSVDQELAKKVKGVDFILSGHTHDPSPKPIIVNDTVILIAGSHGKYIGRLDIDIKNRKVEGYNFKLMPVASNLIPADKAGEELVAKVYAPFDKELNEVLGTTKGLLYKRDTFYSTFDALIGQAIQAEMGSDIVFTPGYRWGTTLLPGDKILKDNVYEMTAITYPEVYTFELKGEVIANLMEDIADNVFNENPLLQQGGDMSRLTGASYSINITAPSGKRISDFKIGGKPIDLKKTYRVSSWGGNLQNAGENLSTKTPAVYEVVSNYIRKQKVVNISMKSNVKVLDYDCGCPQKGARC is encoded by the coding sequence ATGGATATTAATAGACGAGATTTTCTTCAGATTGCGGCAGCATTGGGATTGTTGGGGGCAACTGGAGGAACAAATCTTTTTGCAGGTGAAGCCGGTAAAGAGCGTATCAAAAAACTCAGTTTTTCAGATATTGTGGATTTTGAGGCAAAAGGTAAAGCAACTCTGTTGCATATATGTGATCTTCATGCGCATATCAAACCACTCTACTGGAGGGAGCCTTCTACTCTGATCTCTGCCAAAAACCTGGTAGGAACACCGGGTTTTATCTGTGGAGATAGTTTTGAACGTTATTATGGGATTGAACCGGGATCATTAGACCAGTATTTTGATACACATAATAACTTTGAAATACTTGCCAAGAAGTTTGGAAAGATGGGTGGGATCGCTCATATGAAACCGATCATTGATTATGTTAAAAAAGAAAGAGGTGAAGAGAATGTCCTTCTTTTGGATAGTGGTGATACCTGGCAGGGAACGGCAGTAGCCCTCAAAACTGACGGTGCGGCGATCGTGGAAGCACAGAACTATCTGGGTGTGGATGTAATGGTCGGTCACTGGGAGTTTACTTACGGGAAAGAGCGTGTCATGGAGCTTATCAAGATGCTTGACGGTGAATTCATCTCCCAAAATGTGATAGATAATGATCCTTTCTCTGATGACTTTGAGGAGTTGATATTTCCTCCATATACCATCAAAGAGGTAGGTGGAGCGAAAATTGGTATTATTGGCCAGTCTTTTCCGTTCACCTCTACGGCAAACCCTAAAAAGTTTACTGAAGGTTGGAGTTTTGCACTGAGACATGAATCACTTCAGAAGTTCGTTGACGAACTGCGCAATGAGAAAAAAGTAGACTGTATTGTTGTACTGAGTCATGATGGCTTCTCTGTTGACCAGGAGTTGGCAAAGAAAGTAAAAGGTGTTGACTTTATTTTGAGCGGACATACGCATGACCCCAGCCCGAAACCGATCATTGTGAATGATACAGTCATTCTGATAGCGGGAAGTCATGGTAAATACATAGGCAGGCTGGATATCGATATCAAAAACAGGAAAGTCGAAGGGTATAATTTTAAACTTATGCCTGTTGCTTCGAATCTAATACCCGCCGATAAAGCCGGAGAAGAATTAGTGGCTAAAGTATATGCACCATTTGATAAAGAGCTTAATGAAGTGCTGGGTACGACCAAAGGACTCCTTTATAAAAGAGACACTTTCTACTCTACATTTGATGCACTCATCGGCCAGGCAATACAAGCAGAGATGGGTAGTGATATTGTTTTTACGCCCGGATACAGATGGGGAACAACCCTCTTGCCGGGTGACAAAATACTCAAGGACAATGTCTATGAGATGACAGCTATTACTTACCCTGAAGTCTATACGTTTGAGCTTAAGGGGGAAGTGATCGCAAACCTGATGGAAGACATAGCGGATAATGTTTTTAATGAAAATCCACTGCTTCAACAGGGTGGTGATATGAGTCGTTTAACAGGTGCAAGTTACAGTATTAACATCACTGCCCCTTCTGGAAAACGTATTTCTGACTTCAAGATAGGAGGTAAACCGATCGATCTGAAAAAAACATATAGGGTCTCATCATGGGGTGGAAACTTGCAAAATGCAGGAGAAAACCTCTCGACGAAGACCCCGGCAGTCTATGAGGTTGTAAGTAACTATATTCGTAAACAAAAAGTTGTGAATATCAGTATGAAGTCAAATGTAAAAGTATTGGACTATGATTGTGGATGTCCTCAAAAAGGTGCCAGGTGCTAA
- the soxA gene encoding sulfur oxidation c-type cytochrome SoxA — protein MKRVILPLALLLTMATAGDQFAMSDADRAMYKEMLENNPADIFVEEGGEILEEELGGDAALAKFLGVSENDLPKEIATFPKYVKKLGNVVGLDQVMQAMQAEQGKKITKLKDKKMFSMLAYVKSLANEEVPNIDLSEPHEKEAYELGKKTFMTPRGGRGLSCNSCHSKDIVGMVLRTQPLPDLGAVGAGATWPAYRMTKSSLRTLQRRFQGCMKNALLKVIPIGSKEMVGLEVYVTKLAQDHKKQIAIPGLKR, from the coding sequence ATGAAAAGAGTTATATTACCGTTAGCTCTTTTGCTTACCATGGCAACTGCAGGTGATCAGTTTGCGATGAGTGATGCAGACAGAGCGATGTATAAAGAGATGTTGGAAAACAACCCTGCTGATATTTTTGTAGAAGAGGGTGGTGAGATACTTGAAGAGGAGTTGGGCGGAGATGCTGCACTGGCAAAGTTTTTGGGTGTGAGTGAGAATGATCTGCCTAAAGAGATCGCTACGTTCCCAAAATATGTTAAAAAACTTGGAAATGTTGTCGGATTGGATCAGGTGATGCAGGCGATGCAGGCAGAGCAGGGTAAAAAGATCACAAAACTCAAAGATAAAAAAATGTTCTCAATGCTGGCATATGTCAAATCATTGGCAAATGAAGAGGTGCCGAATATAGATTTGAGTGAGCCTCATGAAAAAGAAGCTTATGAACTGGGTAAAAAGACCTTTATGACACCAAGAGGAGGAAGAGGACTTTCCTGTAATTCCTGTCACAGTAAAGATATTGTAGGTATGGTACTCAGGACGCAGCCTTTGCCGGATCTCGGTGCGGTGGGTGCAGGTGCAACATGGCCGGCTTACCGTATGACCAAATCCAGTCTGAGAACTCTTCAGAGACGATTTCAGGGATGTATGAAAAATGCATTGCTTAAAGTGATCCCTATAGGATCCAAAGAGATGGTAGGTCTTGAGGTATATGTGACGAAACTGGCACAGGATCACAAAAAACAAATTGCCATTCCCGGTTTAAAACGATAA
- the soxZ gene encoding thiosulfate oxidation carrier complex protein SoxZ — protein MAEKEARKSMIKIKPKKYKVGDIVKVDFIVIHPMDTGLVKDKKTGEIKPAHYIDNITFSFNGKPFTTMKVWETVSTNPYFSVNFKVPGKGKITVDYTDNTGEKNSKSKKLKPKG, from the coding sequence ATGGCAGAAAAAGAAGCACGAAAATCAATGATAAAAATTAAACCAAAGAAGTATAAGGTAGGTGATATTGTAAAGGTAGACTTTATTGTTATCCATCCCATGGATACAGGTTTGGTAAAAGACAAGAAAACAGGTGAGATCAAACCTGCACACTATATAGACAATATTACATTCAGTTTTAACGGTAAACCATTTACTACAATGAAGGTATGGGAAACAGTTTCGACAAATCCATACTTTTCAGTGAATTTCAAAGTACCGGGAAAAGGAAAGATCACAGTTGACTATACAGACAACACAGGCGAGAAGAACTCCAAGAGTAAAAAACTTAAGCCAAAAGGATAA
- the soxY gene encoding thiosulfate oxidation carrier protein SoxY: MKRRNFIKSVMAVSAVAATPAVLMAQEKAKKKGPNDLTYEAAVEAITGGKEVKESKKVKLTVPEIAENGAVVPVKVEVDHPMEEGNYVKAIHVLNTKNGNARCADVMLTPENGKGYFATRVKLGGTQEVVGLVELSDGTFIKAGKSVKVTIGGCG, from the coding sequence ATGAAAAGAAGAAATTTTATTAAAAGTGTGATGGCAGTATCGGCGGTAGCTGCGACACCCGCAGTATTGATGGCGCAAGAAAAAGCAAAGAAAAAAGGTCCTAATGACCTCACCTATGAAGCAGCTGTTGAAGCGATCACGGGCGGTAAAGAGGTAAAAGAGAGCAAGAAAGTTAAATTAACTGTACCAGAGATCGCAGAGAACGGAGCAGTTGTTCCGGTAAAGGTAGAAGTTGACCATCCTATGGAAGAGGGAAACTATGTTAAAGCGATCCATGTACTGAACACAAAAAACGGCAATGCCAGATGTGCAGATGTAATGCTTACACCGGAAAACGGCAAAGGTTACTTTGCAACAAGAGTAAAACTTGGCGGTACACAAGAGGTTGTCGGCTTGGTAGAATTAAGTGATGGCACATTCATTAAAGCAGGGAAAAGTGTCAAAGTAACGATCGGTGGATGTGGTTGA
- the soxX gene encoding sulfur oxidation c-type cytochrome SoxX: MQKRIKLVTIAAMLISSTSLVSAVDLTKAYEMPDASKLIEKDKLAEPTKYTMPEGCVTTDAEAIARGEYIFHNLNGKKAKKKPPKGLVKFIEQKGKDGKVKKKPKQYGNCVACHNIEGAVGGGNIGPDLTGYKAMFIDTKIRDHQFVFQKIADPRIDNPNTHMTVNLTTKLFNEREICDLTSYVVAEKKKK; encoded by the coding sequence ATGCAAAAAAGAATCAAACTTGTTACTATTGCCGCTATGTTGATTTCATCAACATCACTGGTAAGTGCAGTAGATCTGACCAAAGCATATGAAATGCCGGATGCAAGCAAACTGATCGAAAAAGACAAACTTGCTGAACCTACGAAATATACTATGCCTGAAGGATGTGTTACAACAGATGCGGAGGCGATTGCAAGAGGAGAGTATATTTTCCATAATCTTAATGGTAAAAAGGCAAAAAAGAAGCCACCTAAAGGGTTGGTAAAATTCATTGAACAGAAAGGCAAAGACGGTAAAGTCAAAAAAAAGCCTAAACAGTACGGTAACTGTGTTGCCTGTCATAATATTGAAGGTGCTGTTGGAGGGGGGAACATAGGTCCGGACCTGACAGGTTACAAAGCAATGTTCATTGATACGAAAATAAGGGACCATCAGTTTGTATTTCAGAAGATTGCTGATCCCAGGATCGATAATCCAAATACACATATGACAGTTAATTTGACCACTAAGCTCTTCAATGAACGAGAAATATGTGATCTTACATCATACGTAGTGGCTGAAAAAAAGAAAAAGTAA
- a CDS encoding sensor histidine kinase — MIFDPKKFARKYALIYTAVLAVLLIVPLITYIALLLQIDEAKVKLALESQAKKIIVSMQKYKNSDKVYNFPRYKEYKAALLDDKYQKIFSTSDFELTSFTEGFHHEGSRYYYIYPLPPGYYFGASYLLVETNHTASYIYLFALSVMVAIVGALFIFSLLLLKNFSAPFEKLNTQLDNFIKDSMHEINTPLSIINLNADLFANKYGENKYLWRIKSASKTLATIYNDMDYLIKQGRVEYKKELMDFGEFIQNRVDYFQEIANMKNIILKTDIENGVIYKCSKTKLQRIVDNTISNAIKYSHDNTQVDIILKIKNENIIFEVKDQGVGIKNVKKIFSRYYRENEAKGGFGIGLNIVKQIIDEEDILLDVSSTPGHGTTFTYTFLPK, encoded by the coding sequence TTGATCTTTGATCCTAAGAAGTTCGCCCGAAAATATGCATTGATCTATACGGCTGTACTTGCTGTATTGCTGATTGTACCTCTTATTACTTATATAGCGCTCTTGCTGCAGATAGATGAGGCGAAAGTGAAACTTGCTCTGGAGTCCCAGGCTAAAAAGATCATTGTCTCCATGCAGAAGTACAAGAACAGTGACAAAGTTTACAACTTTCCCAGATATAAAGAGTATAAAGCCGCACTTCTTGACGATAAGTATCAGAAGATATTTTCTACCTCCGATTTTGAGCTAACCTCCTTTACAGAAGGCTTTCATCATGAAGGCAGTCGATACTACTATATTTATCCGCTCCCGCCCGGTTACTATTTTGGTGCAAGTTATCTTCTGGTTGAGACAAACCATACAGCAAGCTATATTTACCTTTTTGCTTTGTCCGTGATGGTAGCTATAGTTGGTGCATTATTTATCTTTTCACTTTTGTTGCTGAAAAATTTTTCTGCACCCTTTGAAAAACTCAATACCCAGCTGGATAACTTTATCAAAGACTCTATGCATGAAATCAATACGCCATTAAGTATTATTAATCTCAATGCAGATCTTTTTGCCAACAAGTATGGAGAAAATAAATACCTGTGGCGTATTAAATCTGCTTCAAAAACACTTGCGACCATTTATAATGACATGGATTACCTTATTAAGCAGGGACGGGTAGAGTATAAAAAAGAGCTAATGGATTTTGGAGAGTTCATTCAGAACAGAGTAGACTATTTCCAGGAGATTGCCAACATGAAAAATATTATTTTGAAGACCGATATTGAAAATGGTGTGATATACAAGTGCTCTAAAACGAAACTGCAACGTATTGTTGATAATACAATTTCCAATGCGATCAAATACAGTCATGACAATACACAAGTCGATATTATTTTGAAAATAAAAAATGAAAATATTATCTTTGAGGTAAAAGACCAAGGTGTAGGTATCAAAAATGTAAAGAAGATATTTTCCCGATACTATAGAGAAAATGAAGCCAAAGGCGGTTTTGGAATCGGCCTGAATATTGTTAAACAGATCATTGATGAAGAGGACATCCTGTTAGATGTAAGCTCTACACCCGGCCATGGCACTACTTTTACTTACACTTTTTTACCAAAATAA
- a CDS encoding response regulator transcription factor: MKILILEDESMLALSMQEFLEESGYEVNCYSHSEEAYDAIYETVYDLLLLDVKVLGEQSGFEMLEMLRKEGVKIPAIFITSLTDIEDLSRGYECGACDYIRKPFDLAELKLRMEQVIKMYCFSSPDECIELPFGYRYDLKRMKLSFEKEDILLAKTEAKILELLIKQRGNVVSYEMFWEEVWGEWIDPTNIRVQVGGLRKKLKHDFIKNIRGVGYSIDL; this comes from the coding sequence ATGAAAATACTTATTTTAGAAGATGAGTCAATGCTGGCTTTGAGTATGCAGGAGTTCCTGGAAGAGAGTGGCTATGAAGTGAATTGTTATTCCCACTCTGAAGAGGCTTATGATGCTATTTATGAAACTGTATACGATTTGCTTCTTCTGGATGTGAAAGTATTGGGGGAGCAGAGCGGTTTTGAAATGCTTGAAATGCTTAGAAAAGAGGGGGTAAAGATACCGGCTATTTTCATTACGTCTTTAACGGATATAGAGGACTTAAGTCGTGGGTATGAGTGTGGAGCATGTGACTATATACGTAAACCTTTTGATCTTGCCGAACTCAAACTGCGTATGGAACAGGTTATTAAGATGTACTGTTTCTCCTCTCCGGATGAATGTATAGAACTTCCTTTTGGCTACAGGTATGATCTTAAGAGAATGAAACTCTCTTTTGAAAAAGAAGATATCTTGCTTGCAAAGACAGAAGCAAAAATACTGGAGCTTCTTATCAAACAGAGAGGAAATGTAGTAAGCTATGAAATGTTCTGGGAAGAGGTGTGGGGCGAGTGGATAGACCCGACAAATATACGGGTACAGGTGGGAGGTTTACGTAAGAAACTCAAACATGATTTCATTAAAAATATTCGTGGTGTAGGATACAGTATTGATCTTTGA